One window from the genome of Parasteatoda tepidariorum isolate YZ-2023 chromosome 8, CAS_Ptep_4.0, whole genome shotgun sequence encodes:
- the LOC107439789 gene encoding small ribosomal subunit protein eS12 codes for MSDVEMETSAPGGEMDVNTALQEVLKTSLTHGKLSRGLHEAAKSLDKRQALLCVLATNCDEPQYVKLVEALCAEHQINLLKVDSNKKLGEWAGLCTFDKEGKARKVVGCSCVVVVDYGKETQAHDVLNDYFKSKRA; via the exons ATGTCTGATGTTGAAAT GGAAACGAGTGCTCCGGGTGGAGAGATGGATGTGAACACAGCTCTCCAAGAAGTTCTGAAGACCTCCCTCACTCATGGAAAACTATCTAGGGGACTCCATGAAGCTGCAAAGTCACTAGATAAAAGACAGGCACTTCTCTGTGTTTTAGCTACTAACTGTGATGAACCACAATATGTCAAACTAGTGGAAGCCCTTTGTGCTGAACATCAAATAAATCTTCTGAAA GTTGATAGCAATAAGAAATTAGGAGAATGGGCCGGTTTGTGTACATTTGACAAGGAAGGTAAAGCCAGAAAAGTCGTTGGATGCAGCTGTGTTGTTGTCGTG GACTATGGAAAAGAAACTCAAGCCCATGATGTGCTGAATGATTACTTCAAATCTAAGAGAGCataa